A genome region from Dickeya chrysanthemi NCPPB 402 includes the following:
- the recC gene encoding exodeoxyribonuclease V subunit gamma, which yields MSENRLNPGLMAIHGNHPEDLRDVLVSWMASNPLDGLENELILVQSNGIGQWLKLALARDPREGGCGVAAALDIQLPSRFFWQAYRSVLGHDQVPETSPFDKSLLVWRLLRLLPDLLTQPEFAALARFLHQDTDLRKHYQLAERLADLFDQYQVYRADWLADWTAGRDVLTSHRRGEETLPEEQRWQPLLWRALLADIGEALSGTSRAALHQRFLDELKRRGDSERPAGLPSRVVVFGISSLSQQALELLAAIGRWTQVFMCVHNPCRHYWGDIIADKDLLRAERARQRRKPGMPDVLALEELHQHAHPLLAAWGKQGRDYIGLLDEYDQREHYASLIERSDLFFSNDNDSLLHQLQDDILELRPLAESGARWPAVDPQRDRSIRFHLAHSPQREVEVLHDQLLAAFAADPTLRPRDVIVMVPDINGYAPHIQAVFGLVDRQDPRYIPFSVADRGPRQNNLLLAALEKLLHLPQSRVAVSDVLDLLDVPAVRRRFAIDDEHLPLLQRWIRAANVRWGLHARQRQSLDLPDAPEQNSWFFGLRRMLLGYAVGAGSAWRDIEPLDEVGGLDAVLAGQLALLLDRLDSGWQQLCQPATPSQWGERLRALLSTFFAADEGEDGFMLLQLDDGLQSWLEACESVALDQALPLSVVREHWLGLFEQSSLTQPFFAGTVIFATLMPMRAIPFRHVCLLGMNDGDYPRNRVPLDFDLMGQDYRPGDRSRREDDRYLFLEALLSARDQFYISWVGRSIHDNSERPPSVLVAQLRDHLSNGWRAVDGQDVLPALTVEHRLQPFSADYFIADSPLFSYAREWRAGLVAQDAPATEAALSEYQQDGVLTLRQLADFIRDPVRSFFRLRLNVWFELEDPTSQDQEPFAIDALENWRLQHELIQEQKAALNRQIPREQALAAQLDRIARRGELAPGGFTSVLAQALAEPMADLFTRYAQEQEKWPRSLPDEALSPPDLPLEDWLNELRADEQGNRCRLVLESGGLLHPVRRSYRLDKLLPFWVTHLAGHLDGLPLHSTLVSKNGTVHLPALAPQQATAYWQALMEAWQAGMRYPLPLAVKTGFCWLEAGGEPDQPPDGEAGKAARQCYEDHDPDNRKFAESASNPYLARAFPTFEHLWADGEFARWTQQLLAPLYLTLKAASAKQKKSGGQS from the coding sequence ATGAGCGAAAACAGGTTAAACCCCGGTTTGATGGCGATCCACGGCAACCATCCTGAAGATCTGCGCGACGTGCTGGTGTCGTGGATGGCGTCCAATCCACTGGACGGGCTGGAAAACGAGCTGATTCTGGTACAGAGCAACGGCATCGGGCAGTGGCTGAAGCTGGCGCTGGCGCGCGATCCCCGCGAAGGCGGATGCGGTGTGGCGGCGGCGCTGGACATCCAGTTACCGTCGCGTTTTTTCTGGCAGGCCTACCGTTCGGTGCTGGGTCACGATCAGGTGCCGGAAACCTCGCCGTTCGATAAATCCTTGTTGGTGTGGCGGCTGTTGCGCCTGTTACCTGATCTGCTCACGCAGCCGGAATTTGCCGCGCTGGCGCGCTTTCTGCATCAGGACACCGATCTGCGTAAACATTACCAACTGGCCGAGCGGCTGGCCGACCTGTTCGACCAATATCAGGTATATCGCGCCGACTGGCTGGCCGACTGGACCGCCGGGCGTGACGTGCTGACCAGCCACCGACGCGGCGAGGAGACGCTGCCGGAAGAGCAGCGCTGGCAGCCGTTGCTGTGGCGGGCATTGCTGGCGGATATCGGCGAGGCACTATCCGGCACCAGCCGTGCGGCGCTGCACCAGCGCTTTCTGGATGAGCTAAAACGGCGGGGCGATAGCGAACGTCCGGCCGGTTTACCTTCGCGTGTTGTCGTGTTCGGTATTTCGTCGTTGTCGCAACAGGCGCTGGAACTGCTGGCGGCCATCGGGCGTTGGACTCAGGTGTTCATGTGTGTGCATAACCCGTGCCGGCATTACTGGGGCGATATTATCGCCGATAAGGATCTGCTGCGCGCCGAGCGCGCCCGTCAGCGGCGCAAACCCGGTATGCCGGATGTCCTTGCACTGGAAGAATTGCATCAACACGCCCACCCGTTGCTGGCGGCGTGGGGTAAACAAGGGCGCGATTACATCGGGTTGTTGGATGAATACGACCAGCGCGAGCATTACGCCTCATTGATTGAGCGTAGCGACCTGTTTTTCAGCAACGACAACGACAGCCTGCTGCATCAGTTACAGGACGATATCCTGGAGTTGCGCCCGCTGGCGGAAAGCGGCGCGCGCTGGCCCGCCGTCGATCCGCAGCGTGATCGTTCGATCCGTTTTCATCTGGCGCACAGCCCGCAGCGTGAAGTGGAAGTGCTGCATGACCAACTGCTGGCGGCGTTTGCCGCCGACCCGACGTTGCGCCCGCGCGATGTGATCGTGATGGTGCCGGACATCAACGGCTATGCGCCGCATATTCAGGCGGTGTTCGGGCTGGTCGACCGGCAGGACCCGCGCTACATCCCGTTCAGTGTGGCGGATCGCGGGCCGCGCCAGAATAACCTGTTGCTGGCGGCGCTGGAAAAACTGCTACATCTGCCGCAATCGCGCGTGGCGGTCAGCGATGTGCTGGATTTGCTGGACGTACCGGCGGTACGTCGGCGTTTTGCCATCGACGACGAGCACCTGCCGTTGCTGCAACGCTGGATCCGGGCCGCCAACGTGCGCTGGGGGCTACACGCCCGCCAACGTCAAAGCCTCGACTTGCCTGATGCGCCGGAACAGAACAGCTGGTTTTTCGGGCTGCGCCGCATGTTGTTGGGGTACGCGGTGGGCGCCGGCAGCGCCTGGCGAGATATCGAGCCGCTGGATGAAGTCGGCGGGTTGGATGCGGTGCTGGCCGGCCAACTGGCGCTGCTGCTCGACCGGTTGGACTCTGGCTGGCAACAGCTTTGCCAGCCGGCGACGCCGTCGCAATGGGGCGAGCGGTTGCGGGCATTGCTAAGCACGTTCTTTGCAGCGGATGAGGGGGAAGACGGCTTTATGCTGCTGCAACTGGACGACGGGTTGCAGAGCTGGCTGGAGGCGTGCGAGTCGGTAGCGCTGGATCAGGCACTGCCGCTGTCGGTGGTACGGGAGCACTGGCTGGGATTATTCGAACAATCCAGCCTGACGCAACCGTTTTTTGCCGGCACCGTCATTTTCGCTACGCTGATGCCGATGCGCGCGATTCCGTTTCGCCACGTCTGCCTGCTGGGCATGAACGATGGCGATTATCCCCGCAACCGGGTGCCGCTGGATTTCGACCTGATGGGGCAGGACTATCGCCCCGGCGACCGTTCCCGTCGCGAAGACGATCGTTATCTGTTTCTGGAGGCGCTACTGTCGGCGCGTGATCAGTTCTACATCAGTTGGGTGGGGCGCAGCATCCACGACAACAGCGAACGTCCGCCCTCGGTGCTGGTGGCGCAATTACGTGACCATCTGAGCAATGGCTGGCGAGCCGTCGACGGGCAGGACGTGTTGCCCGCCTTGACGGTGGAACACCGGTTGCAGCCATTCAGTGCGGATTATTTTATCGCCGACAGCCCGTTGTTCAGCTATGCCCGCGAATGGCGCGCCGGATTGGTGGCGCAGGATGCTCCGGCGACGGAAGCCGCGCTGAGCGAGTATCAGCAGGATGGCGTGCTGACGCTGCGCCAACTGGCGGATTTTATCCGTGACCCGGTGCGCAGCTTTTTCCGGTTGCGGCTCAATGTCTGGTTCGAGTTGGAAGACCCCACCAGCCAGGATCAGGAGCCGTTTGCCATTGACGCGCTGGAAAACTGGCGGCTGCAACATGAGCTGATTCAGGAACAGAAAGCGGCGTTGAATCGGCAGATTCCCCGAGAGCAGGCGCTGGCGGCGCAACTGGATCGCATCGCCCGACGCGGCGAACTGGCGCCCGGCGGCTTTACCTCGGTGTTGGCGCAGGCGTTGGCGGAACCGATGGCGGATCTGTTCACCCGTTACGCGCAGGAGCAGGAAAAATGGCCGCGATCATTGCCTGACGAAGCGCTGTCGCCGCCCGATTTACCACTGGAAGACTGGCTGAACGAGCTACGCGCCGATGAGCAGGGTAACCGCTGCCGTCTGGTGCTGGAAAGCGGCGGATTGCTTCACCCTGTGCGCCGCAGTTACCGACTCGACAAGCTGTTGCCGTTCTGGGTGACGCACCTGGCCGGGCACCTCGACGGGCTGCCGCTGCACAGTACGTTGGTCAGCAAAAATGGTACTGTTCACCTGCCGGCGCTGGCGCCGCAACAGGCGACGGCATACTGGCAGGCGTTGATGGAGGCCTGGCAGGCAGGTATGCGTTACCCGCTGCCGCTGGCGGTGAAAACCGGATTTTGCTGGCTGGAGGCGGGCGGTGAGCCGGATCAGCCGCCGGACGGCGAGGCAGGCAAAGCGGCGCGCCAGTGCTATGAGGATCATGACCCGGACAACCGCAAGTTTGCCGAGTCGGCGTCTAACCCTTATCTGGCGCGGGCTTTCCCGACGTTCGAACACCTGTGGGCCGACGGCGAGTTTGCCCGCTGGACACAGCAGTTGCTGGCGCCGCTGTACCTGACGCTGAAAGCGGCATCGGCGAAACAGAAAAAATCAGGAGGCCAGTCATGA
- a CDS encoding type III secretion system chaperone, with protein MTSAQQQAARLLQHFSQFNKTRLTLNNGICVLNGADGQEAAVIEVPAQSDNLLLHCQLVNLKGEDRVAIYRLMLLLNFEMAAMRGCWLALDEFDNLRLCSQYPLDKLDEPGFSALLNGYIRQVAETRSFIEQTLTEVNAA; from the coding sequence ATGACATCAGCACAACAACAGGCGGCACGCTTGCTGCAACATTTCAGCCAGTTCAACAAAACCCGCCTGACGCTGAATAACGGTATCTGTGTCCTGAACGGCGCCGACGGGCAAGAGGCGGCGGTGATTGAAGTGCCGGCGCAGAGTGACAATCTGTTGCTGCACTGCCAGTTGGTCAACCTGAAAGGGGAAGACCGTGTTGCCATCTATCGGCTGATGCTGTTGCTCAATTTCGAGATGGCGGCGATGCGCGGGTGCTGGCTGGCGCTGGATGAGTTCGACAATCTGCGCCTGTGCAGTCAGTATCCGCTGGATAAGCTGGATGAACCGGGCTTTAGCGCACTGCTCAATGGTTATATTCGGCAGGTAGCGGAAACACGTTCATTTATCGAGCAGACGCTGACGGAAGTCAACGCCGCCTGA
- a CDS encoding AvrE-family type 3 secretion system effector yields the protein MLGMNHIQRQQSLSDRQNTAPQVSHALTQGSTSVPGQSASASLQREGMHAGMTPISQQPSLPQNEGAQIGRSPNLKDMQSAVERALSSEPAKDLVSLDKKGQLTLGNGVSDHLKTLLSQTLGKNSQPYVAHQAAEDGGQHVLMDKSGRLFSLQQSGDSLVALHSSTPTQANKAAEALSGKNKASYTLAMDDTHVSASIVNRSGVNTINLPPPGQAAQAQLTGVHTDPLHGNEKLRIHDKALYSLNADQVWEKKSDTPHSQLAGQADGKLYAVKDDKTLANLSAGHDSVPFEDKIKSFSANAQGNVAVLTENADHTAQIHLLPKADAPADEHKTLNLKLDGNVALARGSEQVNAKAVGLDGDRLFVADDEGKVFAGKLPSDGDNTVKLEPYHSPALNAAFGAEHKVQGFVAGDGGTMHAQVSDATGQKHLAPLADGSKPGETEGFKPGWNLSDALVVDNKTGLNAVRPQPHDVMDMGRLGTMALHDDKVHYLDSTTQSWTKTDVGASQLKRGLDNQAYVLDEGQVKKLSINQKADSVTHGDSNVFAVTQGRNSPSAGDPLPGPEKNSGTTALAVVDGNKFVTANDKGELLLHLNKPGLARAAMPPQPLPTAGLSGEVKDLALDKDQNLFALNKEGQLFKLDKQALQGNAEARAGAQWQPVSLPDNVKAEHLSTTKNHEPAISEDGHQQHQLTRNGWKTTVPDTQLARPQPRAAEITYDRLAGATKAVHIPLTNLTGKVESQVLGRSGMEGSKLNSNLGDFLGAYVKETVKEMVRKPIDAAQHHMKGREGLSPLYDTQASMFKKLEQSVSSHTWSAKRDDLQTRMDKLDLGEAGKPLLAELKSFQNDLEMSAAKSATMLGKHQGVLQSNGEVNEKFKPSVFKAVTQSINEKRSGKDLSVALSTIMNAAPLSKDSKAGELLNTFVDKKVDMSYQSDKVAAGPHRDLGDAMALTKSRLALDVMTASSLHGIVDKLEALSGKQPTADDLKPIQAALSELRDHQYGGNDVKKVTDMGFTRFGALEADYDAVKTFAEAFGNDRSSVSLTSQKSLDAEDKTELTKKLKDTVLSLDNGESLSVNRNYNAGASTAYVPAKASVLIHATSLPIIPSGGVTGDRSYSLSFSRSDNGIDVNFGRNGGLNARVGVATGQSPNDAKKNFNFDDKKHTLALDVRFGGSVTAGLGTVQQNGLKFTLSEKELPGFIDKLIDGKVNPLELVTKGNDHRVKEGFSVKFDVDAALTADARAGMNLRNNPSAEQRGKVATSAGRLSVGVGAGANLMSASHEHSTVRGEFTEQNATTNNRVRFMNQVNVGANATGFAGITKPDPNGSWTAPLSSNASVTMTVDTKTNHSISMQLKPAQPLQAKDMDSLITSLGNNFTDPETKQVLKGVKDLTDNGEKLAILNKHFEAKTPAGDGQYGAIQGLQSKSRQHEAAEKQGVTLDSASYSTSYANLSKLDSNGIFHALRKLVSDNLPPTNAERIHGFMEENPALKAVVQKMQSLTNATAGVSLELKDEVKAKVEQGIQNNTMGKDDIAAIFRDSNNLRIKSVDFTQTVKNKEGLAFPLPIVSAGSSADVSMTKLLGKINFSYGQNQDSPSSFSLEGAIAKADPGVSQAVNQMHQHGMTLDKS from the coding sequence ATGTTGGGCATGAATCATATTCAGCGACAGCAGTCGCTGTCGGATAGACAAAACACGGCCCCCCAGGTCAGCCATGCGCTGACGCAGGGCAGCACATCGGTACCCGGACAGTCCGCTTCCGCTTCGCTGCAACGGGAAGGTATGCACGCCGGAATGACGCCGATCAGCCAGCAGCCCTCGTTGCCCCAAAACGAAGGCGCGCAGATTGGTCGTTCCCCCAATCTGAAGGACATGCAGTCGGCTGTCGAACGTGCGCTGTCGTCCGAACCGGCGAAAGATTTGGTGTCGCTGGATAAAAAGGGTCAGCTTACGTTGGGCAATGGGGTGTCCGATCACCTGAAAACGCTGTTGTCGCAGACATTAGGCAAGAACAGTCAGCCGTATGTGGCGCATCAGGCCGCCGAAGACGGCGGTCAGCATGTACTCATGGACAAGAGCGGTCGCCTGTTCAGCCTGCAACAGTCCGGCGACAGTCTGGTGGCGCTGCACTCCAGTACCCCTACGCAGGCGAATAAAGCCGCTGAGGCGCTGTCGGGCAAGAATAAGGCCAGTTATACGCTGGCGATGGACGACACCCATGTGAGTGCGTCGATCGTCAATCGTAGCGGCGTCAACACTATCAACCTGCCGCCGCCGGGCCAGGCTGCGCAGGCGCAGTTGACCGGGGTGCATACCGACCCATTGCACGGCAATGAAAAATTGAGGATTCATGACAAAGCGCTTTATAGCCTGAATGCCGACCAGGTGTGGGAGAAGAAGAGCGATACCCCACACAGCCAGCTAGCCGGGCAGGCGGATGGCAAGCTGTATGCCGTGAAAGACGATAAGACGCTGGCTAACCTGTCGGCGGGGCACGACTCGGTTCCGTTTGAAGACAAAATTAAATCGTTTTCGGCCAACGCGCAGGGCAACGTGGCGGTATTGACGGAAAACGCTGACCACACCGCGCAGATTCATCTGTTGCCGAAAGCCGACGCCCCGGCAGACGAACATAAAACGCTCAACCTGAAGCTTGACGGCAATGTCGCGTTGGCGCGCGGTAGTGAGCAGGTCAACGCCAAGGCTGTTGGGCTGGATGGCGACCGGCTGTTTGTCGCCGATGACGAAGGCAAGGTGTTTGCCGGGAAGTTGCCCTCGGACGGCGACAATACCGTGAAGCTGGAACCGTATCACAGCCCGGCGCTGAATGCCGCGTTTGGTGCTGAACACAAGGTTCAAGGGTTTGTCGCGGGCGATGGCGGCACTATGCATGCGCAGGTCAGCGATGCCACCGGACAAAAACATCTGGCGCCGCTGGCGGATGGCAGCAAACCGGGAGAAACCGAAGGGTTCAAACCGGGCTGGAACCTGAGCGACGCACTGGTGGTTGATAACAAGACCGGGCTGAATGCGGTGCGGCCGCAGCCCCATGATGTCATGGACATGGGGCGACTCGGCACCATGGCGCTGCACGACGATAAAGTACACTACCTCGACAGCACCACCCAGAGCTGGACCAAAACCGATGTGGGCGCCAGCCAGTTGAAACGCGGGCTGGATAATCAGGCGTATGTGCTGGATGAGGGGCAAGTGAAGAAGCTGTCCATCAACCAAAAGGCCGACAGCGTCACTCACGGCGATAGCAACGTGTTTGCCGTCACGCAGGGGCGCAATTCGCCGTCGGCGGGCGACCCTTTGCCGGGGCCGGAGAAAAACAGTGGTACAACCGCGTTGGCGGTGGTGGATGGCAACAAGTTCGTTACCGCCAATGATAAAGGTGAACTGCTGTTGCACCTTAATAAGCCCGGCCTGGCGCGGGCGGCGATGCCGCCTCAGCCGTTACCGACCGCCGGGTTGAGCGGCGAGGTAAAAGATCTGGCGTTGGATAAAGATCAAAACCTGTTTGCGCTTAACAAGGAAGGACAGCTGTTCAAGCTGGATAAGCAGGCGTTACAGGGTAACGCCGAAGCGCGTGCCGGCGCCCAGTGGCAACCGGTCTCCTTGCCGGATAATGTCAAAGCGGAACACTTGTCCACCACCAAAAATCATGAGCCAGCGATCTCTGAAGACGGTCACCAGCAGCACCAGTTGACCAGGAACGGCTGGAAAACCACGGTGCCGGATACACAGCTCGCCAGACCGCAACCTCGTGCGGCTGAAATCACCTATGACCGTCTGGCTGGCGCCACCAAGGCGGTTCATATTCCGTTAACGAATCTCACCGGTAAAGTCGAGTCGCAGGTGCTGGGGCGCTCCGGTATGGAAGGCAGCAAACTGAACAGCAACCTTGGAGACTTCCTCGGTGCTTACGTCAAAGAAACCGTAAAAGAGATGGTGAGAAAGCCGATTGACGCCGCCCAGCACCACATGAAAGGGCGCGAAGGGTTGTCACCGCTTTATGACACCCAAGCGAGCATGTTCAAAAAACTGGAACAGTCGGTCTCTTCCCATACCTGGAGCGCCAAACGGGACGACCTGCAAACCCGGATGGACAAACTCGATCTGGGCGAGGCCGGCAAACCGTTATTGGCTGAATTGAAATCATTCCAGAACGATCTGGAAATGAGTGCGGCTAAATCCGCCACGATGTTGGGTAAGCATCAGGGCGTGTTGCAGAGCAACGGCGAGGTGAATGAAAAATTCAAACCGTCGGTCTTTAAAGCCGTTACGCAATCCATCAATGAGAAGCGATCGGGTAAAGATCTGAGCGTGGCGTTGTCGACGATAATGAACGCCGCACCGTTATCCAAAGACAGCAAGGCCGGTGAGTTGCTGAATACCTTTGTGGATAAGAAAGTCGACATGAGCTACCAGAGCGACAAGGTAGCTGCTGGGCCACATCGTGATTTGGGGGATGCGATGGCGTTGACCAAATCCCGCCTGGCGCTGGATGTGATGACCGCAAGCAGCTTGCACGGCATCGTCGACAAGCTGGAAGCGTTATCCGGCAAACAACCCACCGCCGATGATCTCAAACCGATTCAGGCGGCGTTAAGTGAACTGCGTGATCATCAATACGGCGGCAACGACGTGAAAAAGGTCACCGATATGGGCTTTACCCGTTTCGGTGCACTGGAGGCCGATTATGATGCGGTAAAAACCTTTGCCGAGGCGTTTGGCAATGACCGTAGTTCGGTGAGTCTGACTTCTCAGAAGTCACTGGATGCTGAAGATAAAACCGAACTGACGAAGAAACTGAAAGACACCGTCTTGTCGTTGGATAACGGTGAAAGCCTGTCCGTCAACCGTAACTACAATGCCGGTGCCAGCACGGCCTATGTGCCTGCCAAAGCCAGTGTACTGATCCACGCCACCTCGCTCCCGATTATTCCCAGCGGCGGCGTAACCGGTGACCGAAGTTACAGTTTAAGTTTTAGCCGCAGCGATAACGGTATTGACGTTAACTTTGGGCGCAACGGCGGGCTGAACGCCAGAGTCGGGGTGGCGACCGGCCAGTCGCCGAATGATGCCAAGAAAAATTTTAATTTCGACGATAAAAAACACACGCTGGCGTTGGACGTGCGCTTTGGCGGCAGCGTCACCGCCGGATTGGGCACCGTGCAGCAGAACGGCCTGAAATTCACGCTGAGTGAAAAAGAGTTGCCCGGTTTCATCGACAAACTGATCGATGGCAAGGTTAACCCGCTGGAGCTGGTCACCAAGGGCAATGACCACCGGGTGAAAGAAGGGTTTTCCGTTAAATTTGATGTGGATGCCGCACTGACGGCCGATGCCCGCGCAGGCATGAACCTGAGGAACAACCCCAGCGCGGAGCAAAGAGGCAAAGTAGCGACCTCCGCAGGCCGACTTTCCGTCGGGGTGGGCGCCGGGGCGAACCTGATGTCCGCCAGCCACGAGCACAGCACGGTGCGCGGCGAGTTTACCGAGCAGAACGCCACCACCAATAACCGGGTGCGCTTCATGAACCAGGTCAACGTGGGGGCGAACGCCACGGGGTTCGCCGGTATCACCAAGCCTGACCCGAACGGCTCGTGGACGGCGCCGCTATCAAGCAACGCGTCCGTCACCATGACGGTGGATACCAAAACCAACCACAGCATCAGTATGCAGCTCAAACCGGCGCAACCGCTGCAAGCGAAGGACATGGACAGCCTGATTACCTCGCTGGGGAACAACTTTACCGACCCGGAAACGAAACAGGTGCTGAAAGGGGTGAAAGACCTGACGGATAACGGAGAAAAACTGGCGATCCTCAATAAGCATTTTGAGGCCAAAACCCCGGCGGGCGATGGGCAGTACGGTGCGATTCAAGGCTTGCAGAGCAAAAGCCGGCAGCATGAAGCCGCGGAAAAACAGGGGGTGACGCTGGATAGCGCCAGCTACAGCACCAGTTACGCCAACCTGTCCAAACTGGACAGCAACGGTATTTTCCATGCGTTGCGCAAGCTGGTCAGCGATAACCTGCCGCCGACCAACGCCGAGCGTATTCACGGCTTCATGGAGGAAAACCCGGCGCTGAAAGCGGTGGTGCAAAAAATGCAGTCGCTGACCAACGCCACCGCCGGCGTCAGCCTGGAACTGAAAGATGAGGTGAAGGCGAAAGTCGAACAAGGTATTCAAAACAACACGATGGGTAAGGATGACATCGCGGCGATCTTCCGTGACAGCAACAACCTGCGTATTAAGTCAGTCGATTTCACCCAGACGGTGAAAAACAAGGAAGGTCTGGCGTTCCCGCTGCCGATTGTCAGCGCAGGCAGCAGTGCGGACGTCAGCATGACCAAACTGCTGGGCAAGATTAATTTCAGCTACGGTCAGAACCAGGATAGCCCGAGCAGCTTTAGCCTGGAAGGGGCTATCGCCAAGGCTGACCCAGGGGTATCTCAGGCGGTCAATCAGATGCATCAGCATGGCATGACGCTTGATAAATCCTGA
- a CDS encoding pectate lyase — MADISITLSIPNSGLQGGLGGLGGADSTGNSGLGNNGLSGNKSSSQDTKLLEALAVVLTALLGNNGGAQGSGNNPLERSNGALGGDNGAGSAGGAQGGGLGNSQGLGGGQGLGGGQGQNGLGDLLTKLLDILMPKDGSQGGQGLQGNGGMGGNGGVGGNGGLSGAQGAGGAQGAGGTSGLEDLSKSLLQDTGESALSNGISPTQDGGGQIGDNPLLKILLALVAMLMENQKNQFGQPQDGAGNNSGGGSATPSVGGGAGGSATPSVGGGAGGGAAPSVGGGAGGGAAPSVGGGAGGGAAPSVGGSNATGATGDSGTASTGSAGKSGPVSFPTADNANAIVVNEPIKVGPGEVFDGKGKTYVAGPALGDGGQKEGQKPLFEVADGGSVKNVTFGNNAADGIHLHGDAKIDNVHWTNVGEDALTVKSNNGKPANVSITNSSAQGASDKIFQLNADANFNVDNFKAKDFGTFVRTNGGQQGNWNLNLSNIDAQNGKFSFVKSDSEGLNVKVNNANLDNVNNHYKVPKSTNLQVS, encoded by the coding sequence ATGGCTGACATCAGTATCACACTCAGTATCCCCAACTCAGGCCTGCAAGGCGGGCTGGGCGGTTTAGGCGGCGCGGACAGTACCGGCAACAGCGGGCTGGGCAATAACGGGCTTTCCGGCAATAAATCCTCTTCGCAGGACACCAAATTACTGGAAGCACTGGCGGTCGTTCTGACCGCTCTGCTGGGTAACAACGGCGGCGCACAAGGCAGCGGCAATAATCCGCTGGAACGCAGCAACGGCGCACTCGGCGGCGATAATGGCGCCGGTAGCGCCGGTGGCGCACAAGGTGGTGGTTTAGGCAACAGTCAGGGGCTGGGTGGCGGACAGGGGCTGGGTGGCGGACAGGGCCAGAATGGCCTGGGCGACCTGCTCACCAAATTGCTGGATATACTGATGCCGAAAGATGGGTCGCAGGGCGGTCAGGGTCTGCAAGGCAACGGTGGCATGGGCGGTAACGGCGGCGTAGGCGGCAACGGCGGGCTTTCCGGCGCGCAGGGAGCCGGTGGCGCCCAGGGGGCTGGTGGCACCTCCGGCCTGGAAGATCTCAGCAAATCATTGTTGCAGGATACCGGTGAAAGCGCGCTCAGCAATGGCATCTCCCCGACACAAGATGGCGGCGGCCAGATCGGTGACAACCCGCTGCTGAAAATTCTGCTGGCGCTGGTCGCGATGCTGATGGAAAACCAGAAAAATCAGTTTGGTCAACCGCAGGACGGCGCAGGCAATAATAGCGGCGGCGGCAGCGCGACGCCTTCTGTGGGCGGTGGTGCCGGCGGCAGCGCGACGCCTTCTGTGGGCGGTGGTGCCGGTGGCGGCGCAGCGCCTTCTGTAGGCGGTGGTGCCGGTGGCGGCGCAGCGCCTTCTGTAGGCGGTGGTGCCGGTGGCGGCGCGGCGCCTTCGGTGGGCGGCAGCAATGCAACGGGCGCAACCGGTGATAGCGGCACGGCATCAACCGGCAGCGCGGGTAAGTCTGGCCCGGTATCCTTCCCCACGGCGGATAATGCCAATGCCATTGTAGTCAATGAACCGATCAAAGTCGGACCGGGTGAAGTCTTTGACGGTAAAGGCAAAACCTACGTTGCCGGCCCGGCATTAGGTGACGGCGGCCAGAAAGAAGGACAAAAACCGCTGTTTGAAGTGGCCGACGGCGGTTCCGTCAAGAACGTGACTTTCGGCAATAACGCGGCTGATGGTATCCATCTGCACGGCGATGCCAAAATCGATAACGTACACTGGACTAACGTCGGTGAAGATGCATTGACGGTGAAGAGCAACAACGGTAAACCGGCTAACGTCTCTATCACCAACAGCAGCGCCCAGGGTGCTTCCGACAAAATATTCCAGTTGAATGCGGATGCCAACTTCAACGTCGATAACTTCAAGGCGAAAGACTTCGGGACCTTCGTCCGTACCAACGGCGGCCAGCAGGGTAACTGGAATCTCAACCTGAGCAACATCGATGCGCAGAACGGTAAGTTCTCGTTTGTGAAAAGTGACAGTGAAGGGCTGAACGTGAAAGTTAACAATGCCAACCTGGATAACGTTAACAATCACTACAAAGTTCCTAAATCCACCAACCTGCAAGTAAGCTGA
- a CDS encoding SDR family oxidoreductase yields the protein MDSGQRALIIGASRGLGLGMATALHQQDWKVTATRRAPSAATDSLPIRWLALDINDAAQRAALGQSLAQERFDLVLINAGVYGPEQQDPTAIDPEQLMPLFITNTLAPIALASALRPCLAQHATLAFMTSRLGSLTENPHAELPFYAASKAALNMLTRSLSDAVSDRQVTLLSLHPGWVQTDLGGGNAPLTVETSVSGLLQQIARYQGKGGHYFVDYAGNRLAW from the coding sequence ATGGATTCAGGACAACGCGCATTGATCATCGGTGCCTCTCGCGGGCTGGGATTGGGCATGGCTACGGCACTGCACCAGCAAGACTGGAAGGTGACCGCCACCCGTCGTGCCCCTTCCGCCGCCACCGATAGCCTGCCGATACGTTGGCTGGCGTTAGATATCAATGACGCCGCCCAACGCGCCGCGTTGGGTCAGTCGCTGGCACAAGAGCGTTTTGATCTGGTGTTGATTAATGCGGGGGTGTATGGACCGGAACAGCAAGATCCGACGGCGATCGACCCAGAGCAATTGATGCCGCTGTTTATCACCAACACGCTGGCGCCGATCGCGCTGGCCTCGGCGCTGCGGCCTTGTCTGGCTCAGCACGCTACACTCGCGTTCATGACCTCGCGGCTAGGCAGCCTGACGGAAAATCCCCACGCGGAACTGCCCTTCTATGCCGCCAGCAAGGCAGCGCTGAACATGCTGACACGCAGCCTGAGCGATGCCGTATCCGACCGGCAGGTAACGCTGTTGTCATTGCATCCCGGTTGGGTACAGACTGATCTCGGCGGCGGCAACGCACCGCTGACGGTGGAAACCAGCGTCAGCGGCCTGCTGCAACAAATCGCACGTTATCAGGGTAAGGGCGGACACTACTTCGTCGACTACGCCGGTAACCGGCTGGCGTGGTGA